From Paraburkholderia sabiae, a single genomic window includes:
- a CDS encoding benzoate-CoA ligase family protein — MQALLETPPGEPAPKVEAPPAQFNFASHLFRLNDTRADKAAYIDDAGVTSFAQLEDRARRFASALRAIGVHAEERILLVMLDTAELPVAFLGALYAGVVPVVANTLLTAADYLYMLTHSHARAVIASGALLPAVEQAMSEAEHDGCLLIVSQPVHLDPPPSHVLNQLIDGAEPLLKPNACSGDDIAFWLYSSGSTGKPKGTVHTHANLYWTAELYAKPILGITERDVVFSAAKLFFAYGLGNALTFPLSVGATAVLMAERPTPDAIFRRLVEHRPTIFYGVPTLYANMLVSPNLPPRGQVAMRVCTSAGEALPREIGERFTAHFGCEILDGIGSTEMLHIFLSNRAGEVEYGTTGRPVPGYEVELRDEAGHPVPDGEVGDLFIKGPSAALMYWSNREKSRATFLGEWIRSGDKYCRLPNGCYQYAGRSDDMLKVSGQYVSPVEVEMVLVQHTAVLEAAVVGIDHGGLVKTRAFVVLKQTADACDALADELKSFVKGKLAPHKYPRDIVFVDDLPKTATGKIQRFKLREQLNS; from the coding sequence ATGCAAGCCTTGCTGGAAACGCCGCCTGGCGAGCCCGCGCCAAAAGTCGAAGCGCCGCCCGCGCAGTTCAACTTCGCGTCGCATCTGTTCCGGTTGAACGACACGCGTGCCGACAAGGCGGCCTATATCGACGACGCGGGCGTCACATCGTTCGCACAACTCGAAGATCGCGCGCGCCGTTTCGCTTCTGCGTTGCGCGCGATCGGCGTGCATGCCGAAGAGCGCATCCTGCTGGTAATGCTCGACACAGCCGAACTGCCGGTTGCGTTTCTCGGCGCGCTATACGCGGGCGTCGTGCCCGTGGTCGCGAACACTCTGCTGACGGCCGCCGATTACCTGTACATGCTCACGCACAGCCACGCCCGCGCCGTGATCGCTTCCGGCGCGCTGTTGCCGGCCGTCGAGCAGGCGATGAGCGAAGCTGAACACGACGGCTGCCTGCTGATCGTGTCGCAACCCGTCCATCTCGATCCGCCGCCCTCGCATGTGCTGAACCAGCTGATCGACGGCGCCGAACCTTTGCTGAAACCGAATGCATGTAGCGGCGACGACATTGCATTCTGGCTGTACTCATCCGGTTCGACGGGCAAACCGAAAGGCACCGTGCACACGCACGCGAACCTGTACTGGACTGCAGAGCTTTATGCGAAGCCGATACTCGGCATCACTGAACGCGACGTCGTGTTCTCCGCGGCCAAGCTGTTCTTTGCCTATGGCCTCGGCAATGCACTGACGTTCCCGCTGTCCGTCGGCGCGACGGCTGTGCTGATGGCCGAGCGCCCGACGCCGGACGCGATCTTCAGGCGGCTCGTCGAACATCGGCCGACTATCTTCTACGGCGTGCCGACGCTGTACGCGAACATGCTGGTGTCGCCGAACCTGCCTCCACGCGGGCAGGTCGCGATGCGTGTGTGCACGTCGGCGGGCGAAGCATTGCCGCGCGAGATCGGCGAGCGCTTTACTGCGCATTTCGGTTGCGAGATTCTCGACGGCATCGGCTCGACCGAAATGCTGCACATCTTTCTGTCGAATCGCGCGGGTGAAGTCGAGTACGGGACAACGGGCCGTCCAGTGCCTGGATATGAAGTGGAGTTGCGCGATGAAGCGGGCCATCCCGTGCCCGACGGCGAAGTCGGAGATCTGTTCATCAAGGGTCCAAGCGCCGCGCTGATGTACTGGAGCAATCGCGAGAAGTCGCGCGCGACCTTTCTGGGCGAATGGATCCGCAGCGGCGACAAGTACTGCCGGCTGCCGAACGGCTGCTATCAGTATGCGGGCCGCAGCGACGACATGCTGAAAGTGAGCGGCCAATACGTGTCGCCCGTCGAAGTGGAAATGGTGCTCGTGCAACATACTGCAGTACTGGAAGCCGCCGTCGTCGGCATCGATCATGGCGGCCTCGTGAAAACGCGTGCATTCGTCGTGCTGAAGCAAACTGCCGATGCATGCGATGCACTCGCCGATGAACTGAAGTCGTTCGTCAAAGGCAAGCTCGCGCCGCACAAGTATCCGCGCGATATCGTGTTCGTCGACGACCTGCCGAAGACGGCGACAGGTAAGATTCAACGCTTCAAATTGCGAGAGCAGCTCAACAGCTGA